Proteins found in one Aspergillus chevalieri M1 DNA, chromosome 2, nearly complete sequence genomic segment:
- a CDS encoding uncharacterized protein (COG:S;~EggNog:ENOG410PZXY) produces MDNSTQNQPFFPIPRDQVPWLLFRVEHRLSSSYGTLSAQARIARIVTPPSPDDFDRHLLNSKDFLTPFLSYFSNFRRALSLYRAFRLEGRHEVTITALWARDMANIYNAESIAQSLGFRDGDGANPRRMLRDHIGEFLIHGGIVDTCRILTVFRGMNAPQTPTPTPVTPGPITIREVDVVFECDAYQAVATLPEGFLPSSLQDNALRALDEEIYRRTGVLNDFWRDMVVSAVMGRPVNWAGRFMGAEQMGFLFGDTGQRKGEGI; encoded by the coding sequence ATGGACAACTCCACCCAAAACCAACCCTTTTTCCCCATCCCCCGCGACCAAGTCCCCTGGCTCCTCTTCCGCGTCGAACACCGCCTAAGCTCCAGCTACGGAACCCTAAGCGCCCAAGCCCGCATCGCCCGCATAGTCACTCCCCCAAGCCCCGACGACTTTGACCGCCACCTCCTCAACTCAAAAGATTTCCTCACTCCATTCCTCTCCTACTTCAGCAACTTCCGGCGCGCCTTGTCCCTCTACCGCGCATTCCGCCTCGAGGGACGCCATGAAGTTACCATCACCGCGCTGTGGGCCCGTGACATGGCTAACATCTACAACGCCGAATCCATCGCCCAATCACTGGGCTTCCGCGACGGCGACGGCGCAAACCCCCGCCGCATGCTTCGCGACCACATCGGCGAGTTCCTAATCCACGGTGGCATCGTGGATACATGCCGCATCTTGACTGTCTTCCGGGGCATGAATGCACCACAGACACCAACGCCGACGCCCGTCACGCCAGGACCAATAACCATCCGTGAAGTTGACGTTGTCTTTGAGTGCGATGCGTATCAGGCTGTTGCGACGCTGCCGGAGGGGTTTCTGCCGTCGTCGTTGCAGGATAATGCGCTGCGGGCgctggatgaggagatcTACCGGCGGACGGGGGTGTTGAATGATTTCTGGAGGGATATGGTTGTTAGTGCAGTTATGGGGAGGCCGGTCAATTGGGCGGGGAGGTTTATGGGGGCTGAGCAGATGGGGTTTCTTTTTGGGGATACGGGGCAGAGGAAGGGGGAGGGGATCTAA
- a CDS encoding dynactin subunit 5 (COG:Z;~EggNog:ENOG410PMJ4;~InterPro:IPR001451,IPR011004;~PFAM:PF00132) encodes MPPKAFKGDYIETDTGNKISRRAQIHGTQRIILGGKTVIQTDAVIRGDLYRSSSSHASTDDPASAAPSPSVAITVGRYSYISKQAILRPPSRLHRGVHSYYPLKIGDHVFVGERAVVEAASVGNHVHIGKEAVIGGMAILKDFAVVLDGTVVPAGMVVPSWCVVGGRPARIVGEVGEGYGVEGADGGLARERYRLVGR; translated from the exons ATGCCTCCCAAAGCTTTCAAGGGCGATTACATTGAGACG GACACGGGCAACAAAATCTCCCGCCGCGCGCAAATCCACGGAACCCAACGTATCATCCTCGGCGGAAAAACAGTCATTCAAACAGATGCCGTTATCCGCGGTGACCTCTAccgctcttcttcctcccacGCCTCTACAGATGATCCAGCCTCCGCCGCACCGTCTCCCTCCGTCGCTATAACTGTTGGTCGCTATAGTTATATCTCTAAACAAGCGATTCTCCGCCCGCCTTCGCGTCTGCACCGTGGTGTGCACTCATACTATCCGTTGAAGATTGGCGATCATGTGTTTGTGGGTGAGCGCGCGGTCGTCGAGGCGGCTAGCGTCGGGAACCATGTGCATATCGGGAAGGAGGCTGTGATTGGGGGGATGGCGATATTGAAAGATTTTGCGGTTGTGTTGGATGGGACGGTTGTTCCGGCGGGAATGGTTGTGCCGAGTTGGTGTGTTGTTGGTGGGAGGCCGGCGAGGATTGTAGGGGAGGTTGGGGAGGGGTATGGAGTTGAGGGGGCGGATGGGGGTTTGGCGAGGGAGAGGTATCGCTTAGTTGGGAGGTGA
- a CDS encoding uncharacterized protein (COG:M;~EggNog:ENOG410PJJV;~InterPro:IPR020683,IPR036770;~PFAM:PF13637,PF12796) translates to MDGEAEIVKELLLRGADPSLPLYEDLEPPLLKAILRGHNAVVDVLLADPRADHDVRFNDRIDIQGTQTALQEAAKKGNAHVVRCPLEKGACARPNVETTMHSAVITAARR, encoded by the coding sequence ATGGATGGAGAAGCTGAAATAGTGAAGGAATTGCTCTTACGTGGCGCCGATCCATCACTACCTCTATATGAAGACCTGGAACCGCCTCTCTTGAAAGCTATTCTCAGGGGCCACAACGCCGTTGTTGATGTCCTACTGGCAGACCCTCGGGCCGACCATGACGTCCGGTTTAACGATAGGATTGATATCCAAGGAACCCAGACCGCCCTTCAAGAAGCAGCAAAGAAGGGAAACGCGCACGTGGTCCGATGTCCGCTCGAGAAAGGCGCCTGCGCACGACCTAATGTGGAGACCACTATGCACAGCGCAGTTATTACCGCAGCCCGGAGATAG
- a CDS encoding peroxidase/cytochrome P450 family protein (COG:Q;~EggNog:ENOG410PGWA;~InterPro:IPR010255,IPR034812,IPR036396,IPR037120, IPR019791;~go_function: GO:0004601 - peroxidase activity [Evidence IEA];~go_function: GO:0005506 - iron ion binding [Evidence IEA];~go_function: GO:0016491 - oxidoreductase activity [Evidence IEA];~go_function: GO:0016705 - oxidoreductase activity, acting on paired donors, with incorporation or reduction of molecular oxygen [Evidence IEA];~go_function: GO:0020037 - heme binding [Evidence IEA];~go_process: GO:0006979 - response to oxidative stress [Evidence IEA];~go_process: GO:0055114 - oxidation-reduction process [Evidence IEA]): MLRRFSTNFKKSKGDKEERREAKENGQVNGKRHSLVAPIRKSNSSPPSTEEEETPQGATRNGVQSSFEKFSQVIHASQTPLPRQTGDATFLEQDTTQGLFGDIKALGFRDVNTLKDLIKSKASGELVDDKTMLMERIIQLVSGLPAGSKNRVELTNLFLDELWNSLPHPPLSYMGDDYQYRSADGSNNNPTLPWLGAANTAYSRSIPPLTVQPSGLPDAGLVFDSLMAREKFNPHPNKVSSLFFDWASLVIHDIFQTDYRNPNINKTSAYLDLAILYGDVQEEQDLIRTHKDGKLKPDAFSEPRLQAFPAACCVLLVMLNRFHNYVVEQLALINENGRFTKPSPKLPEEEAKKAWAKYDNDLFQTGRLITCGLFINITLYDYLRTIVNLNRSNTTWCLDPRSHMEKEGSTPQGMGNQCSVEFNLAYRWHSAISANDEKYTEQIYRELMGKPAEEVSIPELLIGLGKYEANLDRDPAKRTFAHLERQEDGTFRDDDLVNILSDAVEDVASSFGARNVPKALRAIEILGINQARRWNVGSLNEFRKFFGLKAYESFEEINSDPDVANSLRHLYEHPDFVELYPGIVSEEAKEPMIPGVGIAPTYTISRAVLSDAVALVRGDRFYTVDQNPRNLTNWGYSESRYDLSVNQGCVFYKLCLRAFPNHFKPDSIYAHYPMTIPSENRNIMKNLGRESHYSYDRPTYTPPKVNLSSYTNVKRVVEQPTDFRALWGEVPAFVFGKTGYEQLLAGDSSFGTQQKEAISQALSSEEWNKQVKTFYEDITLQLLREKSGRLAGRNQIDITRDLGNLAHTHFAANVFSLPLKTADNPKGIFTEHELYMALAAIFTSIYFDVDPAKSFPLRHASHAVVQQLGQAVESSLKGSSGFLGGFLGGSRKATNALAEFGAKIIKQLLDSGVGASEVTWAQIIPAAVGMVPNQGQAFTRIIDYFLSADGAQHLPEINRLANENTPGSEEKLRRYVLEAIRINGAFGAYREAQTSAILNDNGREISINPGDKVFVGFSGANHDAEAFPEPNQVRLDRPLEAYIPFGVGPHASLGKDTSLIALTTMLRVVGGLPNLRRAPGPQGQLKKVQAEEGYTAYMREDNSGYFPFPMTFKVHFDGEIPGPKHR; this comes from the exons ATGCTACGCCGATTCTCAACGAActtcaagaagtccaaggGCGACAAGGAGGAACGTCGCGAGGCAAAGGAGAATGGCCAGGTCAACGGAAAGCGTCACTCGCTAGTTGCGCCTATTCGCAAATCGAATTCCTCGCCGCCATCcaccgaggaggaggagacgCCCCAAGGCGCAACACGCAATGGTGTCCAGTCTTCCTTTGAGAAGTTCTCGCAGGTCATCCACGCTTCGCAGACTCCGCTGCCCCGCCAGACTGGCGATGCCACCTTCCTCGAGCAGGATACCACCCAGGGACTTTTCGGTGACATCAAGGCGCTGGGGTTCCGCGATGTCAATACCTTGAAGGATCTCATCAAGAGCAAGGCCTCTGGTGAGCTGGTCGATGATAAGACCATGCTTATGGAGCGGATTATTCAG CTCGTCAGTGGTCTTCCCGCCGGCTCCAAGAACCGTGTCGAACTCACCAACCTTTTCCTCGATGAGCTCTGGAACTCGCTGCCACACCCGCCGCTGTCGTATATGGGAGATGACTACCAATACCGTTCCGCAGATGGCTCGAACAACAACCCGACTCTCCCATGGTTGGGTGCCGCTAACACGGCATACTCGCGTTCTATTCCCCCATTGACCGTTCAGCCCAGTGGCCTGCCCGATGCGGGTCTGGTCTTCGACAGTCTCATGGCCCGTGAGAAGTTCAACCCTCACCCTAACAAGGTTTCGAGTTTGTTCTTCGACTGGGCTTCTTTGGTTATCCACG ATATCTTCCAAACCGACTACCGTAATCCTAATATCAACAAGACCTCCGCCTACCTTGATCTTGCCATCCTGTACGGTGACGTCCAGGAGGAGCAGGACCTGATCCGTACCCACAAGGATGGTAAACTGAAGCCCGATGCGTTCTCCGAGCCTCGTCTTCAGGCCTTCCCCGCGGCTTGCTGTGTGTTGCTGGTCATGCTGAACCG TTTCCACAACTACGTCGTCGAGCAGCTTGCTCTCATTAACGAGAACGGCCGCTTCACCAAGCCCTCTCCTAAACTCCCTGAGgaggaggccaagaaggCCTGGGCTAAATATGACAACGACCTCTTCCAGACCGGTCGTCTGATTACCTGCGGTCTtttcatcaacatcaccctGTACGATTATCTTCGTACGATCGTTAACTTGAACCGCAGCAACACTACCTGGTGCTTG GATCCCCGTTCTCATATGGAGAAGGAGGGCTCTACCCCTCAGGGTATGGGTAACCAGTGCTCTGTTGAGTTCAACTTGGCCTACCGCTGGCACTCCGCCATCAGTGCCAACGACGAAAAGTACACCGAGCAGATCTACCGGGAGCTTATGGGCAAGCCTGCAGAAGAGGTTTCCATCCCAGAGCTTCTCATCGGTCTGGGCAAGTATGAAGCAAACTTGGACCGTGACCCGGCCAAGCGCACATTCGCCCACCTGGAGCGTCAGGAAGACGGTACTTTCCGTGATGACGACCTTGTCAACATCTTGTCGGACGCTGTTGAGGATGTGGCCAGCTCTTTCGGTGCTCGCAACGTTCCCAAGGCTCTGAGAGCCATCGAGATCCTGGGTATCAACCAGGCTCGTCGCTGGAACGTTGGCTCCCTCAACGAGTTCCGTAAGTTCTTCGGGTTGAAGGCTTACGAGTCGTTCGAGGAGATCAACAGCGACCCCGATGTTGCCAACTCTCTTCGTCATCTGTATGAGCACCCCGACTTTGTCGAGCTCTACCCCGGTATCGTCTCCGAAGAGGCCAAGGAGCCCATGATTCCTGGTGTCGGCATTGCCCCTACCTACACCATCTCGCGTGCGGTCCTGTCCGATGCCGTGGCCCTTGTTCGTGGTGACCGGTTCTACACCGTCGACCAGAACCCGAGAAACCTGACCAACTGGGGTTACTCTGAGTCCCGCTACGACCTCAGCGTCAATCAGGGCTGCGTCTTCTACAAGCTCTGCCTCCGTGCCTTCCCCAACCACTTCAAGCCCGACTCCATCTACGCCCACTACCCCATGACCATCCCCAGCGAGAACCGCAACATCATGAAGAACCTCGGCAGAGAATCGCACTACTCGTACGATCGCCCCACGTACACTCCACCCAAGGTCAACCTGTCTTCCTACACCAACGTCAAGCGCGTTGTCGAACAGCCCACCGACTTCCGTGCCCTCTGGGGTGAGGTTCCCGCCTTCGTCTTCGGCAAAACTGGCTACGAGCAATTGCTGGCTGGTGACTCTTCGTTCGGAACCCAGCAGAAGGAGGCCATCTCCCAGGCCTTGTCGTCTGAGGAATGGAACAAGCAGGTCAAGACCTTCTACGAGGACATAACCCTGCAGCTGCTCCGTGAGAAGTCCGGCCGCCTCGCTGGCAGAAACCAGATCGACATCACTCGCGACCTCGGTAACCTCGCCCACACCCACTTCGCCGCCAACGTCTTCTCGTTGCCTCTGAAGACCGCGGACAACCCCAAGGGCATCTTCACCGAGCACGAGCTGTACATGGCCCTGGCCGCCATCTTCACCAGCATCTACTTCGACGTGGACCCTGCCAAGTCCTTCCCTCTTCGCCACGCCTCCCATGCCGTCGTCCAGCAGCTCGGCCAAGCCGTCGAGTCCTCCCTCAAGGGCTCCAGCGGCTTCCTCGGCGGCTTCCTCGGCGGCTCCCGCAAAGCCACCAATGCCCTCGCCGAATTCGGCGCCAAGATTATCAAGCAACTCCTCGACAGCGGCGTTGGCGCCTCTGAAGTGACTTGGGCCCAGATCATCCCCGCTGCCGTCGGCATGGTCCCCAACCAAGGCCAAGCCTTCACCCGCATCATTGACTACTTCCTCTCCGCCGACGGCGCCCAACACCTTCCCGAAATCAACCGCCTCGCCAACGAAAACACCCCCGGATCGGAGGAGAAGCTCCGTCGCTATGTCCTCGAAGCCATCCGCATCAACGGCGCTTTCGGCGCCTACCGCGAGGCTCAAACCTCCGCCATCCTCAACGACAACGGCCGCGAGATCTCCATCAACCCCGGCGACAAGGTCTTCGTCGGCTTCTCCGGCGCGAACCACGACGCCGAGGCTTTCCCCGAACCCAACCAGGTGCGCCTCGACCGGCCCCTGGAGGCTTACATCCCCTTCGGCGTTGGCCCGCACGCCTCGCTGGGCAAGGACACCAGCCTTATTGCTCTTACCACTATGCTGCGTGTTGTCGGTGGCTTGCCGAACCTGCGCCGCGCTCCTGGGCCCCAGGGCCAGTTGAAGAAGGTGCAGGCTGAAGAGGGATACACTGCGTACATGCGCGAGGATAACAGTGGATACTTCCCGTTCCCGATGACGTTCAAAGTGCACTTTGATGGGGAGATTCCTGGTCCTAAGCATCGTTAA